One genomic segment of Mesoterricola silvestris includes these proteins:
- a CDS encoding acyltransferase family protein, producing the protein MFRGLMAFAVAIYHFANWYPVFPAGQFAAYTTKKVGAYGVEGFFIISGFCFFYLYGAETLTRRGLRDFHIKRFLRIAPLYYLAVGANLVFGLNAGPQHTLRMVAENGSFLFGFIHPNHSLVTGGWSIGLEYVFYLAFPLLAWAAARWKPFLALATLALLALSAPWSFTYVPQASWAGDMKFHTYVHVANHAFLFLLGGVVAQARLAWRGRLSTPVFLGLCLALALAFTLRYRNFYDDFVIMVGWPRYYFCAVCFAAVAVFAFYDFPDSWVKTTGKFLGEVSYSVYLLHPLVQEALLHAAPGGLGPWTGFFLGLALTLGLSALTYRFIEKPMMGQARRLCRA; encoded by the coding sequence ATCTTCCGGGGCCTGATGGCCTTCGCCGTGGCCATCTACCACTTCGCCAACTGGTACCCCGTGTTCCCCGCGGGCCAGTTCGCCGCCTACACCACCAAGAAGGTGGGGGCCTACGGCGTGGAAGGCTTCTTCATCATCAGCGGGTTCTGCTTCTTCTACCTGTACGGGGCGGAGACCCTGACGCGGCGGGGGTTGAGGGACTTCCACATCAAGCGCTTCCTGCGCATCGCGCCGCTGTACTACCTGGCCGTGGGCGCCAACCTCGTCTTCGGCCTCAACGCGGGGCCGCAGCACACCCTGCGCATGGTGGCGGAGAACGGCAGCTTCCTCTTCGGATTCATCCACCCCAATCATTCCCTGGTGACCGGGGGCTGGTCCATCGGGCTCGAGTACGTCTTCTACCTGGCCTTCCCGCTCCTGGCCTGGGCCGCGGCGCGGTGGAAGCCCTTCCTGGCCCTGGCGACCCTGGCCCTCCTGGCGCTCTCGGCGCCCTGGTCCTTCACGTACGTGCCCCAGGCCTCCTGGGCCGGGGACATGAAGTTCCACACCTACGTCCACGTGGCCAACCACGCGTTCCTCTTCCTCCTGGGCGGCGTGGTGGCCCAGGCCCGGCTGGCCTGGAGGGGCCGGCTATCCACCCCGGTCTTCCTGGGGCTGTGCCTGGCCCTGGCCCTGGCCTTCACCCTGAGGTACCGCAACTTCTACGACGACTTCGTGATCATGGTGGGCTGGCCCCGCTACTACTTCTGCGCGGTGTGCTTCGCCGCCGTGGCCGTGTTCGCGTTCTACGATTTCCCCGATTCGTGGGTGAAGACCACCGGGAAGTTCCTGGGCGAGGTGAGCTACTCGGTGTACCTCCTCCACCCCCTGGTGCAGGAGGCCCTCCTCCACGCCGCCCCCGGAGGGCTGGGCCCCTGGACGGGCTTCTTCCTGGGCCTGGCCCTCACCCTCGGCCTCTCGGCCCTCACCTACCGTTTCATCGAAAAGCCCATGATGGGCCAAGCCCGCAGGCTCTGCCGGGCCTGA
- a CDS encoding TetR/AcrR family transcriptional regulator — translation MNAKSTGTRDLILQAAIGILREGEGILTLDAVVKRSGVSKGGLMHHFPTKDALIEGVVAEIIHQYDTLTRNASQSAEIGTPEETRAYVDTGFEPASREATADLARGMIRLYGSDFRKDTPFLDPWRAIFARRLEGCRRNRDAGGFARTAIVTLAVECLTMIDVFNLVQFTEEERELIKGELIRFYGK, via the coding sequence TTGAATGCAAAGAGCACCGGAACCCGGGACCTCATCCTCCAGGCGGCGATCGGGATCCTCCGGGAGGGGGAGGGCATCCTCACCCTCGACGCCGTGGTCAAGCGCTCGGGCGTCAGCAAGGGCGGCCTGATGCATCACTTCCCCACCAAGGACGCCCTCATCGAGGGGGTGGTGGCGGAGATCATCCACCAGTACGACACCCTCACCCGGAACGCGAGCCAATCCGCGGAGATCGGGACGCCCGAGGAGACGCGGGCCTACGTGGACACCGGCTTCGAGCCCGCCAGCCGGGAGGCCACCGCGGACCTGGCCCGGGGGATGATCCGGCTCTACGGTTCGGACTTCCGCAAGGACACCCCCTTCCTGGATCCCTGGCGGGCGATCTTCGCCCGGCGCCTGGAGGGATGCCGCCGGAACCGCGACGCCGGCGGGTTCGCCAGGACCGCCATCGTCACCCTGGCCGTGGAATGCCTCACCATGATCGACGTCTTCAACCTGGTCCAGTTCACGGAGGAGGAACGGGAGCTGATCAAGGGGGAACTGATCAGGTTCTACGGCAAGTAG